A stretch of Oreochromis aureus strain Israel breed Guangdong linkage group 11, ZZ_aureus, whole genome shotgun sequence DNA encodes these proteins:
- the LOC120442857 gene encoding uncharacterized protein LOC120442857 isoform X1: protein MQDTVQDYSDYFQSSACLTGMRPSISASLEPGLERGVPWGRDLYTFVTSAAGHMMRTLQKPKKNRPSKRQVNHRRFLHNMIQRKFADIEAANQRLAYALYFKDEDKGVSSLSSHKPDSPDQSGNPSQSGGPQDADKSRLQTGIDGTSKSISVSSSQVNTKRKQTESGHLWKHHSKSQSSTCRATANKQSNRMQEKGNRGHKLVEIKPISSPRSSDLYGAELFYFNNESESKPADNHQEDTESTTNDFIQLGQNVDISPSFSPELSPLSLDSCDFSIQVLTDLAGCAQAQKSYSNFSEGQLTDIMEPFSIDNKDLGDCTDIEAYFESICACHGDDDDIFGDRSHNFTEVDDLHCEGECRYEYAYADQGLTSDHFQGNHSSSVTLRQGAYTEEEQFNTFKLCQSTDINQKQIPSSVSYHYNATQLQAYQCSQEESTCMQVNCENNLQFTPFEGVAQSFTVPLNNAELRPIPTPPQEDNWLFTDILKDRKSPSY, encoded by the exons ATGCAGGATACAGTTCAAGATTACTCTGATTACTTTCAGAGCTCTGCCTGCCTTACGG GCATGCGACCGTCCATCTCTGCGAGTCTCGAGCCTGGGTTGGAGCGAGGGGTCCCCTGGGGTCGTGACCTGTACACCTTTGTAACTTCAGCAGCAGGTCACATGATGAGGACCctgcagaaacccaagaagaACCGACCATCCAAGCGGCAGGTCAACCACCGTCGCTTCCTGCACAACATGATTCAGAG aaaatttgCAGATATTGAAGCAGCAAACCAGCGGTTGGCATATGCTCTTTATTTTAAGGATGAGGACAAAGGTGTTTCCTCTCTGTCATCACACAAGCCAGATTCACCTGACCAGTCAGGTAATCCATCTCAAAGTGGCGGTCCACAGGATGCCGATAAAAGCAGGCTTCAAACAGGTATAGATGGCACCTCAAAGTCTATCAGTGTTTCCTCAAGtcaagtaaatacaaaaaggAAGCAGACTGAATCAGGGCATCTTTGGAAACATCACTCCAAATCGCAGTCCTCCACCTGCAGAGCTACAGCGAACAAACAGAGCAATAGGATGCAGGAAAAGGGAAACAGAGGTCATAAACTGGTGGAAATTAAACCTATTAGCTCCCCAAGAAGTTCTGACTTGTACGGGGCAgagctgttttattttaacaacGAGAGTGAGTCGAAGCCAGCCGACAACCACCAAGAAGACACAGAGTCGACTACAAATGACTTCATTCAGCTTGGCCAAAATGTGGACATCTCCCCCTCCTTCTCCCCAGAGTTATCTCCATTGTCTCTTGACTCTTGTGATTTCTCCATTCAAGTGTTAACAGACCTCGCGGGCTGCGCGCAGGCTCAGAAGAGCTACTCCAACTTCTCTGAGGGTCAGCTGACTGACATAATGGAGCCCTTTTCCATTGACAATAAGGACTTAGGGGACTGTACTGACATAGAGGCATATTTTGAAAGCATTTGTGCATGccatggtgatgatgatgatatatTTGGAGACCGGTCACATAACTTTACCGAGGTGGATGATCTCCACTGTGAAGGTGAGTGTAGGTATGAATATGCATATGCAGACCAGGGACTGACCTCAGACCACTTCCAGGGTAACCACAGTAGCTCAGTGACCCTGAGACAAGGTGCATACACGGAAGAGGAACAATTTAACACCTTTAAACTCTGTCAAAGTACAGACATCAACCAGAAGCAGATCCCCTCCTCAGTCAGCTACCACTACAACGCCACACAGCTTCAGGCGTACCAGTGTTCTCAGGAGGAGAGCACCTGTATGCAAGTTAACTGTGAAAATAACCTACAGTTTACACCATTTGAGGGAGTTGCTCAGTCCTTCACTGTCCCACTTAACAACGCTGAGCTCCGCCCCATACCAACACCGCCTCAGGAAGACAACTGGCTGTTTACTGATATCCTGAAGGACAGAAAGTCACCTAGTTACTAG
- the LOC120442857 gene encoding uncharacterized protein LOC120442857 isoform X2, which yields MRPSISASLEPGLERGVPWGRDLYTFVTSAAGHMMRTLQKPKKNRPSKRQVNHRRFLHNMIQRKFADIEAANQRLAYALYFKDEDKGVSSLSSHKPDSPDQSGNPSQSGGPQDADKSRLQTGIDGTSKSISVSSSQVNTKRKQTESGHLWKHHSKSQSSTCRATANKQSNRMQEKGNRGHKLVEIKPISSPRSSDLYGAELFYFNNESESKPADNHQEDTESTTNDFIQLGQNVDISPSFSPELSPLSLDSCDFSIQVLTDLAGCAQAQKSYSNFSEGQLTDIMEPFSIDNKDLGDCTDIEAYFESICACHGDDDDIFGDRSHNFTEVDDLHCEGECRYEYAYADQGLTSDHFQGNHSSSVTLRQGAYTEEEQFNTFKLCQSTDINQKQIPSSVSYHYNATQLQAYQCSQEESTCMQVNCENNLQFTPFEGVAQSFTVPLNNAELRPIPTPPQEDNWLFTDILKDRKSPSY from the exons ATGCGACCGTCCATCTCTGCGAGTCTCGAGCCTGGGTTGGAGCGAGGGGTCCCCTGGGGTCGTGACCTGTACACCTTTGTAACTTCAGCAGCAGGTCACATGATGAGGACCctgcagaaacccaagaagaACCGACCATCCAAGCGGCAGGTCAACCACCGTCGCTTCCTGCACAACATGATTCAGAG aaaatttgCAGATATTGAAGCAGCAAACCAGCGGTTGGCATATGCTCTTTATTTTAAGGATGAGGACAAAGGTGTTTCCTCTCTGTCATCACACAAGCCAGATTCACCTGACCAGTCAGGTAATCCATCTCAAAGTGGCGGTCCACAGGATGCCGATAAAAGCAGGCTTCAAACAGGTATAGATGGCACCTCAAAGTCTATCAGTGTTTCCTCAAGtcaagtaaatacaaaaaggAAGCAGACTGAATCAGGGCATCTTTGGAAACATCACTCCAAATCGCAGTCCTCCACCTGCAGAGCTACAGCGAACAAACAGAGCAATAGGATGCAGGAAAAGGGAAACAGAGGTCATAAACTGGTGGAAATTAAACCTATTAGCTCCCCAAGAAGTTCTGACTTGTACGGGGCAgagctgttttattttaacaacGAGAGTGAGTCGAAGCCAGCCGACAACCACCAAGAAGACACAGAGTCGACTACAAATGACTTCATTCAGCTTGGCCAAAATGTGGACATCTCCCCCTCCTTCTCCCCAGAGTTATCTCCATTGTCTCTTGACTCTTGTGATTTCTCCATTCAAGTGTTAACAGACCTCGCGGGCTGCGCGCAGGCTCAGAAGAGCTACTCCAACTTCTCTGAGGGTCAGCTGACTGACATAATGGAGCCCTTTTCCATTGACAATAAGGACTTAGGGGACTGTACTGACATAGAGGCATATTTTGAAAGCATTTGTGCATGccatggtgatgatgatgatatatTTGGAGACCGGTCACATAACTTTACCGAGGTGGATGATCTCCACTGTGAAGGTGAGTGTAGGTATGAATATGCATATGCAGACCAGGGACTGACCTCAGACCACTTCCAGGGTAACCACAGTAGCTCAGTGACCCTGAGACAAGGTGCATACACGGAAGAGGAACAATTTAACACCTTTAAACTCTGTCAAAGTACAGACATCAACCAGAAGCAGATCCCCTCCTCAGTCAGCTACCACTACAACGCCACACAGCTTCAGGCGTACCAGTGTTCTCAGGAGGAGAGCACCTGTATGCAAGTTAACTGTGAAAATAACCTACAGTTTACACCATTTGAGGGAGTTGCTCAGTCCTTCACTGTCCCACTTAACAACGCTGAGCTCCGCCCCATACCAACACCGCCTCAGGAAGACAACTGGCTGTTTACTGATATCCTGAAGGACAGAAAGTCACCTAGTTACTAG
- the si:ch211-120k19.1 gene encoding mpv17-like protein translates to MKWVWAVFKARPYISNVLGYTALFASADLVQQSVLGEKPAAGSTSEDLVGVDWHQTARVATVGLCFHANFNYHWLRGLEKMLPGGGVKAVTGKVVVDQLIAAPLTISAFYIGLSLLEHKDDPLEDWRQKFWTSYKTGVVFWSTMQAVNFAFVPPVARTVFLGGVALIFTIFLCHLRQQRHHEQERT, encoded by the exons ATGAAGTGGGTCTGGGCTGTGTTCAAAGCTCGCCCGTACATCAGTAACGTTCTGGGATACACAGCCCTGTTCGCCTCTGCTGACCTCGTACAGCAGAGCGTGCTGGGTGAGAAACCTGCGGCAGGATCCACATCAGAGGATTTAGTAGGAGTCGACTGGCATCAGACGGCTCGAGTGGCGACCGTCGGTTTATGTTTCCACGCCAACTTCAACTATCACTGGCTCAGAGGGCTGGAGAAGATGCTGCCAGGAGGCGGAGTAAAGGCAGTAACTGGGAAGGTGGTGGTGGATCAGCTGATTGCGGCTCCTCTCACCATCAGTGCCTTTTACATTG GTTTGAGTTTACTTGAACACAAAGATGACCCACTTGAAGACTGGAGACAGAAATTTTGGACATCTTACAAG ACTGGGGTAGTATTTTGGTCAACAATGCAG GCAGTGAACTTTGCATTCGTCCCCCCTGTGGCTCGGACGGTGTTTCTGGGTGGTGTCGCTCTGATTTTCACAATCTTCCTGTGTCACCTCAGACAGCAGCGACACCACGAACAGGAAAGAACCTGA